The genomic region GATATGCACTGCTTCCAGTGTGCTGGGGTTGTGTCTCCATGTGGGAATGGTTGGCAGGTGTGTTGGGTCGGGAGCGTTGCAGAGatccctgctggctgtgggaATTGCCCAGTAGGAATCTGGATGTGAGcaatccttttccagcagaATTTAGGAAGCACTCTTTTGCCCATATTCCctcaatttcctgctcctgggagaTGGTTTAGTTCAGGTGGTGGCGCTCCATCAAAggttggaggtcttttccaatctcagTGGTTCTACAATTCCACCCGTGAAGGGTGAACAAGGAATTAGGGCACGGAATTCCACTGGGCTTGAATGGAAAGAtaggaaagaaatggaaagaatcattccatttttctgtttcttctggcaggatggagaagaagaaaatcttgaTGAAGTCCAAGGTTGCTGCTCCCAACCTCCTGAGGGCTCTGCATTCCCTGTACCGGCTCGGGCACCTCTGCGACGTGACAGTCCTCACCCAACATCTGGGAATTCAGGAGGAATTCCTGGCTCATAAAGCCGTCCTGGCAGCTTCCAGCAACTACTTCAAGGGGCTTTTCCTGCACCAGGAGATGCTGGACACCCAGAAGTGCACGGTGACTCTGCAGGACATCTACACCGAGGAGTTCACCTCCTTCCTGGAGTTTGTGTACACAGCAGAGGTGGAGATCGAGGCGGGAAAACTCCAGAGGATGAAGGAAATAGCAGAAAGGCTGGAATGCAAGGATTTGCTTGATATCTGTGAGGAAGTGAAGGCAGAGGGCAGGAAGGGCTTGGATTTGAGCCTCCACCTGAAAGGGCAGAGGGGTGAAAATAGGGGATCGCAGTGGCCTTGTATCCAGCAAGAGGAGAACCCCAGGAACTCTTCCCAGGTCGTGGCAATTCCCATGCAGAGGAGACTTTGGGATAGGCAGAAACATAAGGAGCTGCTGCCGGGCTATGAGCTCATTGGAGGCCAAGGAGGaagcctggagcaggaggccacagcttttccagccccaaaatccaggcCGGCAAAGCTGCCCGAGTGCAACAAGCCACATTCGCCAGCCAGACTGGGTGTGGATATCACCAGCCTGGAAAGCAAGGATGGCCATTCCCTGCGCGGGGGGCAGGAGCGGAAGCAGGAGTCCCAGGCGTGTCCCTACTGTGACAAGGCCATCAGCTCCAAGTGCGGCCTGGCCGTGCACATCCGGACACACACCGGGGACGGGCCCTTCCGCTGCCAGCGCTGCCCCGCCAGCTTCGCCCACAGGGCTGCCTACACCTCCCACCTCAGGTACGGCATTCCCGGCAATGCCCTTCCCTGGGATTCCGGGATAGATCATTCCCGGAGTCCTCTCTGCCTCAGTTCCAGAATTCCTTGGATCTGACTCGAAGCGTGTTGAGATAGGGATTTTTCACTTGGCCTTGCGGTGCGGATGAGTGGATTGAGGTCTCCTAGATGGGCAATTTCCCATTGGGAAATTGTGTGTGCAACCAGATTTCCTTGGAAATTCTGTGTGCATTTtccttgaaaattctgtgtgcAACCAGATTTCCTTGGAATCCTCAGATTTGGGGTTTTAAGTAGGAATTTTGTGTCTCTATGTGGGCATTTAACTTCCATTTCCTTTGATTTAAATCTATAATTTCATGGCCTAGGAGGAAAAGTCCATCCTACATTCCTGGTCAGGTGAGAAATACAGATCTTAaggcattttaattttctttaattatcTGGTCCAACTTTTCCCAAAATCTCCCTATTTTCAGGCTTTCCAAACACACTGGGAATTTCTTAAATGGTGCAAGGAACAATTCAAAGAAAAGGACTCTTCCCCCAAGGCCTGAATTGGAACAATTAAACAATTAATACGTTTCAATTAAACCTAATGGAAGTTGTCCTCCATTTTTAACAGGAAAATCCATGAGTCTGGGCAAGAGAGGAAACTCCTGCCTGTCTACTGGATGGTGGTTCCACCCACACATGGCCCAAACTGCACGAGCCGTGACAAAGATCCCAATGGAGAGACTTGGGATAGGACACCGGAAACCTCAGGGTGTGAGGAAGATGCTGGGAATTCATCTGTTGCTGAAGCAGAAAGGAGCAAGGAGCAAGAGGAATCCCAGGAAGCTGAAGGAGGGAATGAAGATGAAGGTGGAATGAGTGTgaagggtgaggagcagggagactATAACACGGGATACTCGGAAGTTGAAGGAAGCAGGGACAACGAGGAATgttctgaggaggaggaggaggatgaagccTCCGCAGAGAAGGACAGCAGAGAACCTGAACCAGGGTTTAAACTAAAGAAGGCCAGCAAAAGTGTGGCCAACAAGAAATCCATCTACGTGATCCGGTGTGACAAGTGCCAGGAGCAGTTTGTCTCCCGGAAGAAATACGTGGATCACTGCCGGGACGTGCACCAGAGCCTGCCTGGCAAGGTGTACCACTGCGAGGTGTGCAGCAAGGCCTTCGCCAGCTACACCAGCTGGAAGGAGCACCGCGCCTGCGTGCACAGCGAGGAGAGGAGgttctcctgcagcctctgccaggcCACCTTCAAGAGGAAGCGGGATGTGAGGACTCACTCCGTGCGGAAGCACGAGGGCAGGGCCAAGCGGCCGCTGTGCTCCGTGTGCGGCAAGATCCTGAGCTCCCGCACGGCGCTGGTGTTCCACATGCGGACGCAcactggggagaagccctatgagtgtggtGTGTGTCactccaggtttgctcagcctTCCCAGCTCAAGATCCATACCAGGTCAGATTCCAGGCATGCACATTCCTTGCCCCTTAGAGCAGGAACAGCGGGATACCGGGTTCAGTGGGGTCGTGATTAATTCCCTTACGCAAAGGCTTTGGCTCCACGTTGTGTCTCCCATGGTCGGGATTTCGACATGGATACCCTGTCCAAACTTGCAGGGAATATCCGTCACTTGGGACAGGCTCTAAAATCACACGATGGCCCTCAGTGATGAAGAGTGAGTCAGGGAAATTGGAGAAACAGATCCTGAGCCGTGCTTGCTCTCAGAGCAAGGAATTGCCATGGGATTTCATCTCCATGTGTGACTCCAAATCTGCGCCGCTCAGCTGGAGCTTGACGGGATGAGTTGCTCCCTGGTGGTGTCTGTGTGGATGTGCCCTTTCCCAGGAGAGGGTGAATCATCCCATGGAATTTCCCATCTTTCTCCAGAGCAAGATTGATGATAATGCTTTGTCCTGACAGCTCAAAATCAGGAATGATTTTGGACATCATACTGTTTGGGTTGGAATAAGTTAAGATTGTGCTCAGATTATTCTGATTCTGTGccattttctgttattttcccttttttctcctttcccatgCTCTGAGctgtctgggaaaaaaaaagatggatttTTTAGGGCCTGAAAGTGAGGAAAAGGTAAATTTTAAATGggaattttgaattttaaaaggtAAATTTTAAATGAGAGTTTTACTCCTGGAGTGTAGCACCTGTACCTGGAAACACTCAGTTTTCTGAGGGAGCAGAATTTCCTTTTCCCACTACATTTAAAACCCAAACATTGTTTCAAATCCAGTATTTTAGGCATCAAGACCTAATTAATTACTGATCTTTGGTGTTTTCTCTCCATTAgatcccacactggggagaagccctacatTTGTGAGGACTGCGGCGCTTCCTTTGCTGACAAAGGAAAACTCACCGGCCACAAAAGGACACACACAGGTGGGAATTCAATATTCAGGTGGTTTTCCCATGCCTTTCCTGTTTTATTgctgaaatatgaaataaatgcccccccccccctttttttttttttgtaactcaTGCAAGAGTTTCCAAGTACCAGGAAGGAATTCTTAGGGATAGAAGGACTTCTAGCCTGGAAAAAAGAACAATCACTCTGGAGGGACTTTGTTGCTTTCCACAATTCCCTGATGGGAGCCAGGGGGAATTTGGCTCTGCTCCCAAAGAACAAGTGATAGGATGAGAGGAATGTCCTTGAgtggtgccaggggaggttcaggttggatatcaggaagaattccttcatggaaagggttatcaggcattggaatgggatggagtctgtggtggtgttcacaggggtcccaggacgagagAAGAGACAAAagtcttgactccatgtttcagaaggctgatttattattttcggatatatatgttatattaaaattatacttaaagaatagaagaaaggatttcatcagaaggcttgaaaggaaaggaaggaatggaatgataacaaaagcctGTGACTCTCGGAGAGTCTGAGACatctggactgtgattggccattaattagaaacaaccaacatgagaccaatcacagatccacctgttgcgttccacagcagcagataatcattgtttacattttgttcctgaggctctCAGCTTTTCGGGAGataaatcctggcaaagggatttttcagaaaatatcatggctacaggagtccccatgcctggatgtgctcaggggacagctggatgtggcactgatTGCCGAGGTGGGGAttgggcacaggttggactcaatgaccttggaggtcttttccagcctgggtTCCGTGATTTGCAGACTGACTCTGAAGGACAAAATTCCACTGGGATGATTCCCAATGTCCAGTTTCTCTTTCCTCAGGAGAGCGGCTGTTCAGGTGTGACGTGTGCGGCAAGCACTTTGCCACCAACGAGTACCTCAAGTGCCACAAGCGCTGTCACCTGGGAGCCAAACCCTACAGGTGTGAGGTCTGTGGCAAAGCCTTCGGACTCAGAGcctccctggcccagcacagcaacGTCCATGCAGGTAATTCCAAGGCTGGGAAAAGGAATGGTGGCTTTGTGGTGCTTCCCGGTGTGGATGGGGACATTCCAGCCCATTGCTGAATTAGGGGATcccagaatcattaaggttggaaaagagctccaaGGCCATCgagtccaagctgtgcccaATTCCCACtttgtcaccagcccagagcactgagtgcaggcattccttggacacctccaagGATGGAAATTCCATTGGGAAGCAGGGCTCATGGGAGCGTTGCGTGGTGTCCTAGAAAACTGAGGCTTGGATTGTACAGCTGAAGGAATTTGGAGTAGAGGATGGAGTAGAGTAGCCTTGGCAGGTATTGGGAAATATTTATCAAGGAATGGTTGGGATTGGTAGGGACCTTAGGGggtcatctcattccacccgcTGCCATagacaccttccactctcccaggttgctccaagccctatcCAGCCTTCCAGGGAAGAGCCAGCTGCTCTCTCTTAAGCGCCCCTAACCCTTTGCTGTCGCTGTTATTCCCAGAGACCCGTCCCTATTTCTGCGAGCAGTGTGGCAAGGCCTTCActcagcagggagctctgcggcgccaccagcgcatccacaccggcgagaagccctacaagtgccGCGCCTGCGACAGGCCCTTCACCGACATGTCCACCCTGCGCCGGCACGTGGCGGTAGGACATCCCCCCACGGCACCTTCCCCgccctcagtgccacctccagcctgccagtgccaccctggCAGCGGGAATGTCCAGCCCTCCGGCGGGGCTGTGCTAGGGATGAGTTTCAGGGCAGGGCGGGGAGCCGCCATCTTAAAGCCACCATCTTAAAGCCACCATCTTCTGAACTTGGTGGGATTTTGCTCCAACAGCATggcagctcccactgctggATTGGAGGTCACCAATCCTGTCACCTCCCAGCCCTAGGGGAagggtcaccatccctgggagtgACTGGATACAGCACTTCCTGATGGTCATCATCTCTGAGATCTTTTCCTCTAAAAGATTCCATTAAAATGTTGCAGGAGGGACTCGGGATTTTAGACTTTTTATGGATTAACTTCAGAGTCTCCAATGCTTTAACCCTCATTTCAGCCTCATAACACGATGGTTTATTCAACCTCATGCCTCACATTAACAAGAATTCACACATTCCCAGCGTTCCGCTGGAAaatgctgagctctgctcttcccagcGACCTCCAGGTCCTGGAAGTGACAGCACAGACAGAACAGGAGgttcccttccagctccaagtCAATATTTTGCCTGTGTGCTGAAATTCCAGCTGATTTTGGATGTATTccatggcagcagagccagaaatTCAGCACGGATTTGGCAAAAGAGCCTTGTTTGTGTTTGAGTTGAGACTTGGAGCACGGGATCGTGGAGTTATCCCAGAATTGTTGGATTTAGCTCTGGATGAAGTTAAACATTTGGCAGTTAAAAATCAGATCTAATTGTTTTCCTCTCCCACtcccttttgtttttcccagaTCCATGACCGGAATGCTCACTGGAGAAGCTTCTTGATCGACCTCACACAAAAAAAAGACCACAACTGGTCCAAAATAGAGACTTTAGTGGAAGCACATCCGGGAGGAGATTCCGTGCCGGAAATTTGGTCGGTTGACCACGGGAAACTTTATAAACCAGGAAGTgctaaagcagcagcagcacatgtgACACCTGGGCTTGGGAACACCGGGGACACTGACCCCTCCCTTTTGTACTTATAAAGTCAGGTTTAAACCCAAAAATGGGCAGTTGGAGGCAGAATGGTGGGAGTTATCCTTTGGAATGCAGGGAATTATTCCCAATGGTCACTGCAGCTGCCTCGTGAGCTGCATTGCTGGTGGTAAAGGGGTAATTCCTCATGAGGGTATTTATTCCACTGAAATGTTTGCATCTGTCCAGagatttatttttcccaaagCGGTGGGATCATCCCATTGGGAATGGGCAGGGCGGGGTGTGTGTTGATACAAACACAGCGCGGTGCCGCCCCTGTAAATCACCAATTCCTCCTTTAATAAAGCTGCCAGAGCCGCCCAGCCCGTCCCTCCTTCATTCGCCCGCATTTCCCAGGGGAAAACTCCGGGATTTGGGAATGCCAAAGCCGGGGGCGGGATAGGCCGCATTGCCTAGCAACACCCGGCGCCATGCGTGACGTCATTTCCGGCGCGCCTCCGCCGGGGTCGTGGCGCGTCAGCGCTTCCGGCCGCGCCCGGGGCTGAGCGGGAGCAGCGGCCGGGAAAGGGCTGGGAACAAACCGGGAACGGGCCGGCAGCCGTGAGTGCGGGGGCCAGGGCGGGTTGGCCCCGCCCGCCTTCTCTTTCCCCCTTATTCCCACCCCCcgtctttttcccccttttttccctcctctttctcccccttcttttcccttcccttttcttctccccccttcccctccttgTTTCCGCCCTTTTCTCATCCCTTTTTCCCCCCGTCTTTTCCCCCACCTCAGCATTCCCATGTGATCCAGGGTCCTTTGCAAATGGGGTTGGAAGTGGGCACTGTGGGGTTCTCCATgacttcagcagcagctgcctgggaatcCTCTCCCCACTCTCCTTTTTGTCTCTTTCCAGCCAGTTTTGCCTCTGGAAGGGGAAGTATTCCTGAGAAATGGACAGTGCTCAAATGGAATTAGAGGGGTAGTTGTGAAATAACACGAGAAGTAGTTAAAAATCATTTTATTGGGGTAAAAAGGTGGCACTTTGGTATCACTGATTGTTTATAAAGCTTTGGGTGAGACATCGCTTAATTCCCAGGTCGTGGAAAGAAATTCCTCAGATTCTGGTATGAACAGGGTTAGACTCAAGAGATTCCTCAGAGCACCTTTAAATCCATAGAGACCTGGTTTGTTCTGGGGTTAGATATTTGGGAAAGCACCCCAAAACTTCCACTCTTTTTACAAGCTTTGGAGCAGCTTCAAACATTCCTGAGAAATAGGGCCTGATGGAAGGTTGGAAATGGGCCTTCAAAATCTGCAGGCTGTGAGTCCATTTTGAGGAATTCCCatcatttttgggattttcagtGTGTGAATACGATTATCCATCACATAAGAGCTTGGAATTTTATGTGGAAGGCATTTTTAGGCAGCTTTTTAGGATTGCAGTGAACTTTTTGCTTAATTCTGCCTTCCTTTTATTATTGCCTGGTGAGGCCAAGAAACATTCCTTAATTCCAGGTGCCAGCTCTGTTTGCTCTATCCCTGTCTCAAAGGGTAGGTTCTGACAGCCCAAAGGGTTTCATGGAAAACTAGGGTTGGGATTGCAGCTCGGATTCACTCCATGGTTTTCCTGAGGAGCTGGACTTGGATTATACAGCCTCGGAGCTCTTCCCAACCCCAGTGATTCCACGAAACCCCGACCCCCGCTGCCCCAAACCCTTGGAATCCTGCTGGCTGATGTGGAGGTATCTTTAGCagggagaaggaagatggaaagcaaccccgtcctgctggaaTCCAAGTCCTCCCCCATCAACCTGCTGAACGAGATGCAGCAGCTGCGGCTGCTGGGCCACCTGTGCGACGTCACCGTCAGCGTGGAGTACCAGGGCGTGCGCGCCGAGTTCCCGGCGCACAAGGCCGTGCTGGCCGCCACCAGCAAGTTCTTCAAGGAGGTTTTCCTCAACGAGGAGCCCGTGGATGGCCCCCACAGCAACGTGTTCCTCAACGAGGTGCAGGTGGCGGATTTCGCCTCCTTCCTGGAGTTCGTCTACACGGCGCGcgtggaggtggaggaggacAGGGTGCAGCGCATGCTGGAGATTGCCGAGAAGCTCAAGTGCCTGGATCTCTCCGAGACTTGCTTCCAGCTGAAGAGGCAGATGCTGgagtctgtgctgctggagctgcagaactTCTCGGAGTCGCAGAATTCTGAGGAGGAGAGCGCCGCCTGCCCCAGCACTGTGCCTGCGGCTAAGGCCGAGCGGGACTCTCCGGAGTGTTCCGTAGCCGCGCCCGGCCGCGGAGCGTCTCCCGAGGGGCCGGCTGCCAAGTCCAAGGAGAAGGTGGACAAAAAGAAGGAAGTGCTGAAGGCTCCTTACACCAAGATCCGCAGGGCGAGCGGGCGGCTGGCCGGCAGGAAGGTGTTCGTGGAGATCCCCAAGAAGAAATACACCCGGAGGCTGCGGGAGCAGCAGCGGAACGCCgaggaggaaaagcagcccAAGGACTCTCCCGAGGAGGGAGAgcgggagcaggaggagaactCCGGCAAACCCGAGGGGGCCTCCCCGGAAAACCCCGCCAAGggcgaggaagaggaggaggaggaggacaagaagaagcgCGGCGGCGCCTTCAAGTGCAGCACGTGCCAGAAGGAGTTCCTGTACGAGAAGAGCTTCCTGAAGCacatccagcagagccacgggaTCGCCTCGGCGCTGGAGTTCCGCTGCGAGACGTGTGCGCAGACCTTTGCCAACCGCTGCAACCTGCGCAGCCACCAGCGGCACGTGCACAGCAGCGAGCGCCGCTTCCCCTGCGAGCTCTGCGCCAAGCGCTTCAAGAGGAAGAAGGACGTCAAGAGGCACGTGCTGCAGGTGCACGAGGGCGGCGGCGAgcgccaccagtgccaccagtgcggcAAGGGGCTCAGCTCCCGCACGGCCCTGCGGCTGCACGAGCGGACGCACACGGGGCACAAGCCCTACGGCTGCCCCGAGTGCCAGGCCAAGTTCTCCCAGCCCTCGGCGCTGAAAACGCACATGAGGTAGGAGCGGCTCTCCCCGCGCGCAAGGTGCAGCCCTCAGGGCCTCCCAAATCCCCGTTTCCTCTTTCAGGGCCTCCCAAATCAGTTTTCCCCTCATATGGGGTGCAGCCCTCAGGGCCTCCCAAATCCCCGTTTTCTCTTTCAGGATCTCCCAAATCCCTGTTTTTTCCTCAAATGGGGTGCAGCCCTCAGGGCCTCCCAAATCCCTGTTTTCTCCTCAAATGCAGTCCAGTTCTCAGGGCCTTCTAAATCCCTGTTTTCTCCTGATATGGGGTGCAGCCCTCAGAGCCTCCCAAATCCCTGTTTTCACTGTAGAGTGCAGGCCTCAGGGCCTTCCAAATCCCTGTCTTCTGCTTCACGGCCTCCCAAATCCCTGTTATGGGGTGTAGCCCTCAGGGCCTCCCAAATCCCTGTTTTCATGTGGGGTGCACCAAtccttgttttttcttttaaggccTCCCAAATTCCTGTTTTCTCCTCATACAGGGTTCAGCCCTCAGGGCCTCCCAAATCCCTGTTTTCATGTAGGGTGCAGCCCTCAGAGCCTCCCCAGTCCCTGTTTTCTCTCTCAGGGCCTCCCAAATCTCTGTTTTCGCCTCATATGGGGTGCAGCCTTCAGAGCCTCCCAGATCCCCGTTTTGTCCTCAAATAGGGTCCAGTCCTCAGGGCCTTCCAAATCCCTGTTTTCTCCTGATAttggctgcagccctcagggTCTCCCAAATCCCTGTTTTCACATGGGGTGCAGCCCTCAGAGCCTCCCCAGTCTGTGTGTTCTCTTTCAGGGCCTCCCAAAtccctgtttttttccttaaatacaGTCCAGTCCTCAGGGCCTCCCAAATGCCTGTTTTCATGTGGGGTACACCAAcccttgttttttctttcagggCCTCCCAAATCCCTGTTTTCTCCTGATACAGGGTTCAGCCCTCAGGGCCTCCCAAATCCCTGTTTTCATGTGGGGTGCAGCCCTCAGGgcctccccaaatccctgttttctctctcagggtctcccaaatccctgttttttctttcagggCCTCCCAAATCCTGGTTTTCATGTGGGGTTCAGCCCTCAGGGTCTCCCAAATCCTGGTTTTCATAGGGGGTGCACCTCAAATCCCTGTTTTCTCCTCAAATGGGGTCCAGTCCTCAGGGccctcccaaatccctgttTTCTCCTCATATCCCGCATGGGCCaggcctgtgctgcagggaaatcCAGGTGGGATTCCTCCAGCACATCCTCAGACTCAATACAAAGACAAGTGTGGAAATATTTGGGAAGCATTTTGCAGGGTTTTCAATGGGAAAATGACGGATTTGGGGGCGAAGTAGGGAAAACAGTGGATCTGGGAACAGGAGGAGGTGGCGCGTCACCGATGTCACCCACACGGAGCTGATCCAGCACCCGCTGGGTTTTATCTGTCCCAGGCTGTTtttatcagggaaaaaaatcacctctGAGGGGTTCTAACCTGATTTTGTCAGTCTTTTATCTACCTCAGGGCATTTTGGTAAGGGAAAAATCATTCCTGAGGGGTTTTAACCCGATTTTATCAATTTTATCTTTCTGAGGGCATTTTGCTCAGGGCAGAAGTTGATTCTGAGGGGTTTAACCTAATTTTATCCCTTTTCTTAATCTGTCTCAGGGCAGAGTCCTTTTCATGAGGGCAAAAATAATCTCTGAGGGGGTTAACTTGATTTTCTCTGTTATTTCATCTGTCCCACGGTGTTTTTATCAGGGTAAAAATCATTTCTGAGGGACTTTAACCAGATTTTATCAGTTATTTCATGTGTCTCAGAGCAGACATTTTGATCAGGGCAAAAATTCCTCTCTGAGGGGTTGAGCCTGATTTTATcagttttaattttcagaagGTGTTTTTATCAGAGCAGAAATTAACTCTGAGGGGCTTGAACCTGATCTTATCAGTCATTTTACCTTGTCTCATGATAGAGACCATTTTATCAGAGTAAGAATATTCTCTGAGGGGTTTAACCTGATTTTACCAGTTATTTTATCTGTCTTCAGACAGAGACATTTTtatgagggaaaaaatcctctCTGAGGGTTTAGACCTGATTTTTTTCCGTTCCCAGAGCCCTTTCAGGAATTTTGGACACTGGAAACTCAACGCTGCCTTAATTTGGGTGTGGTGGTAGCCGGTGGTGGGGATTTCTCATCCTTGGGGATGTATTTTGCCACGTGGATGTGCCTCTCCAGGAACAG from Agelaius phoeniceus isolate bAgePho1 chromosome 3, bAgePho1.hap1, whole genome shotgun sequence harbors:
- the LOC129117884 gene encoding GDNF-inducible zinc finger protein 1-like translates to MEKKKILMKSKVAAPNLLRALHSLYRLGHLCDVTVLTQHLGIQEEFLAHKAVLAASSNYFKGLFLHQEMLDTQKCTVTLQDIYTEEFTSFLEFVYTAEVEIEAGKLQRMKEIAERLECKDLLDICEEVKAEGRKGLDLSLHLKGQRGENRGSQWPCIQQEENPRNSSQVVAIPMQRRLWDRQKHKELLPGYELIGGQGGSLEQEATAFPAPKSRPAKLPECNKPHSPARLGVDITSLESKDGHSLRGGQERKQESQACPYCDKAISSKCGLAVHIRTHTGDGPFRCQRCPASFAHRAAYTSHLRKIHESGQERKLLPVYWMVVPPTHGPNCTSRDKDPNGETWDRTPETSGCEEDAGNSSVAEAERSKEQEESQEAEGGNEDEGGMSVKGEEQGDYNTGYSEVEGSRDNEECSEEEEEDEASAEKDSREPEPGFKLKKASKSVANKKSIYVIRCDKCQEQFVSRKKYVDHCRDVHQSLPGKVYHCEVCSKAFASYTSWKEHRACVHSEERRFSCSLCQATFKRKRDVRTHSVRKHEGRAKRPLCSVCGKILSSRTALVFHMRTHTGEKPYECGVCHSRFAQPSQLKIHTRSHTGEKPYICEDCGASFADKGKLTGHKRTHTGERLFRCDVCGKHFATNEYLKCHKRCHLGAKPYRCEVCGKAFGLRASLAQHSNVHAETRPYFCEQCGKAFTQQGALRRHQRIHTGEKPYKCRACDRPFTDMSTLRRHVAIHDRNAHWRSFLIDLTQKKDHNWSKIETLVEAHPGGDSVPEIWSVDHGKLYKPGSAKAAAAHVTPGLGNTGDTDPSLLYL
- the GZF1 gene encoding GDNF-inducible zinc finger protein 1, whose translation is MESNPVLLESKSSPINLLNEMQQLRLLGHLCDVTVSVEYQGVRAEFPAHKAVLAATSKFFKEVFLNEEPVDGPHSNVFLNEVQVADFASFLEFVYTARVEVEEDRVQRMLEIAEKLKCLDLSETCFQLKRQMLESVLLELQNFSESQNSEEESAACPSTVPAAKAERDSPECSVAAPGRGASPEGPAAKSKEKVDKKKEVLKAPYTKIRRASGRLAGRKVFVEIPKKKYTRRLREQQRNAEEEKQPKDSPEEGEREQEENSGKPEGASPENPAKGEEEEEEEDKKKRGGAFKCSTCQKEFLYEKSFLKHIQQSHGIASALEFRCETCAQTFANRCNLRSHQRHVHSSERRFPCELCAKRFKRKKDVKRHVLQVHEGGGERHQCHQCGKGLSSRTALRLHERTHTGHKPYGCPECQAKFSQPSALKTHMRIHTGEKPFVCDECGARFTQNHMLIYHRRCHTGERPFMCETCGKSFASKEYLKHHNRIHTGSKPFKCEVCFRTFAQRNSLYQHIKVHTGERPYCCDQCGKQFTQLNALQRHHRIHTGEKPFMCNACGRTFTDKSTLRRHTSIHDKNTPWKSFLVIVEGAAKNDEGHKTELPDEEYEVSPKIPEKLLSFPENSPYQSLAAVPGSGNSSTDCKASGAQESLLGELTVLHTQTDSGQPQLHALVNME